One bacterium genomic window carries:
- a CDS encoding ABC transporter ATP-binding protein, whose translation MNTILEVKNLKKYFPLKTGIWKEAAREVKAVDDISFSIERGETLGLVGESGCGKSTVARLVAGLYPPTGGNIIFEGEDIARKKDRAWRKKLQIIFQDPFSSLNPRMTIASIVGEGIYLHNLAKNKNEREDKINSLLGLVGLSRDIKARYPHEFSGGQRQRIALARALSVEPEFLVADEPVSSLDVSIQAQVINLFKDLREEFNLTYLFISHDLRVIEFMCDRVAVMYLGKIVELAGNKELYQNPLHPYTQSLLSAIPKAFKETGSERKPLKGDIPSPVDLPPGCRFQPRCPRAENLCLEKEPGLKEINSGHFAACHFISRLFQSPRLS comes from the coding sequence ATGAATACAATTTTAGAAGTCAAAAATTTAAAAAAATATTTTCCTCTGAAGACCGGGATATGGAAAGAGGCGGCGAGGGAAGTGAAGGCCGTTGATGATATTTCTTTTTCCATAGAAAGGGGAGAGACCCTGGGGCTGGTCGGCGAATCGGGATGCGGGAAATCGACTGTCGCGAGACTGGTCGCGGGGCTTTATCCTCCTACAGGCGGAAACATTATTTTTGAGGGGGAGGATATCGCGCGAAAAAAAGACAGGGCGTGGCGTAAAAAACTGCAGATTATTTTCCAGGACCCGTTTAGTTCCCTGAATCCAAGAATGACAATCGCGTCAATTGTCGGGGAGGGGATATATCTGCATAACCTGGCAAAAAACAAAAATGAAAGAGAGGATAAAATAAACTCGCTGCTTGGGCTGGTCGGTTTGAGCAGAGACATAAAGGCCCGTTATCCTCATGAATTCAGCGGGGGCCAGCGTCAAAGAATCGCTCTTGCCCGCGCGTTGTCGGTTGAACCTGAGTTTCTTGTCGCGGATGAGCCTGTGTCATCGCTGGATGTTTCAATCCAGGCGCAGGTCATTAATCTTTTTAAGGATTTGAGAGAAGAGTTTAATTTGACATATCTTTTTATTTCGCATGATTTAAGGGTAATTGAATTCATGTGCGACAGGGTGGCAGTGATGTATCTGGGCAAAATAGTCGAACTCGCGGGAAATAAGGAATTGTACCAGAATCCGCTGCATCCTTACACGCAAAGTTTGTTGTCCGCGATACCCAAAGCGTTTAAAGAAACCGGGAGTGAGCGAAAGCCCTTGAAGGGCGATATTCCCTCGCCGGTTGACCTGCCGCCTGGCTGCCGTTTCCAGCCGCGGTGCCCAAGAGCGGAAAATTTATGCC